The Micromonospora sp. NBC_01740 genome includes a window with the following:
- a CDS encoding sugar ABC transporter substrate-binding protein: protein MRIRTAGVVAVLGLALAASGCGGDSNDEPAAKESSKAATGGKLVIWADDKRAAALKPFGEKFGKENGVTVEVQAVSKDLQTNFVTASQQGSGPDVVVGAHDWIGNLVQNGAIDPVQLAAEQKSAFNETAVKAVTFNGQLYGVPYAMENLALIRNTELAPEAPKTIEDLVAAGKKLKAEKKASEILCLQSGQNGDAYHIYPLYTSAGGYLFGTAANGDYDPKDLGVGKPESIAAFQKIAKLGEKGEGALKRSITGENSIATFTGKKCAFLVSGPWAIADAKKANIKYDISPVPGFAGGKEAQPFVGVQSFYVAAKGQNKALAQEFVANHVTTPDLAMALYNAEPRPPALTAALDQVKGSDPDLAKFQEAGKNGQVLPAIPAMAAIWDPFGKAEAAIIGGADPAKTITAAGKTIAGQIK, encoded by the coding sequence ATGCGCATCCGTACCGCGGGTGTGGTCGCCGTCCTCGGCCTGGCGCTCGCCGCCTCCGGCTGTGGTGGCGACAGCAACGACGAGCCGGCCGCGAAGGAATCCAGCAAGGCCGCCACCGGCGGCAAGCTGGTGATCTGGGCCGACGACAAGCGCGCCGCCGCCCTCAAGCCGTTCGGCGAGAAGTTCGGCAAGGAGAACGGCGTCACGGTCGAGGTCCAGGCCGTCTCCAAGGACCTCCAGACCAACTTCGTCACCGCCTCCCAGCAGGGCAGCGGCCCGGACGTCGTGGTCGGCGCGCACGACTGGATCGGCAACCTGGTGCAGAACGGCGCCATCGACCCGGTCCAGCTCGCCGCCGAGCAGAAGAGCGCCTTCAACGAGACCGCCGTCAAGGCCGTCACGTTCAACGGCCAGCTCTACGGCGTGCCGTACGCCATGGAGAACCTGGCGCTGATCCGCAACACCGAGCTGGCTCCCGAGGCGCCGAAGACCATCGAGGACCTGGTCGCCGCCGGCAAGAAGCTCAAGGCCGAGAAGAAGGCCAGCGAGATCCTCTGCCTCCAGTCCGGCCAGAACGGCGACGCGTACCACATCTACCCGCTCTACACCTCGGCCGGCGGCTACCTCTTCGGCACCGCCGCCAACGGCGACTACGACCCGAAGGACCTGGGCGTGGGCAAGCCGGAGTCGATCGCGGCGTTCCAGAAGATCGCCAAGCTGGGTGAGAAGGGCGAGGGTGCGCTGAAGCGCTCCATCACCGGCGAGAACTCCATCGCCACCTTCACCGGCAAGAAGTGCGCCTTCCTGGTCTCCGGCCCGTGGGCCATCGCCGACGCCAAGAAGGCCAACATCAAGTACGACATCTCCCCGGTCCCCGGCTTCGCCGGCGGCAAGGAGGCCCAGCCGTTCGTGGGCGTCCAGTCCTTCTACGTCGCGGCCAAGGGGCAGAACAAGGCCCTGGCGCAGGAGTTCGTCGCGAACCACGTGACCACCCCGGACCTCGCCATGGCGCTCTACAACGCCGAGCCGCGTCCCCCGGCGCTGACCGCCGCGCTCGACCAGGTCAAGGGCAGCGACCCGGACCTGGCCAAGTTCCAGGAGGCCGGCAAGAACGGCCAGGTGCTCCCGGCGATCCCGGCCATGGCCGCGATCTGGGACCCGTTCGGCAAGGCGGAGGCCGCCATCATCGGCGGCGCCGACCCGGCCAAGACGATCACCGCCGCCGGTAAGACGATCGCCGGCCAGATCAAGTAA